Proteins encoded by one window of Azospirillum brasilense:
- a CDS encoding ABC transporter permease, translating to MAVDAAAHGTASRGGPASGTAARRGGAGATLLRLLNSGWFRPVLFLVVLTVLWDLSVRIFAIPPYLIPKPGDVALALAADWDQLLAASVPTTLATLGGFALSVLFGIPIAMLIAGSKTVESYVYPLLVFSQSIPKVAIAPLFVVWFGFGLLPKVISAFLLAFFPIVVSAVQGFKSVDGDMMDLAKSMKATRLQTFRMVSLPHAMPAIFAGLKVSITLAVVGAVVGEFVGANSGIGFVLQRSIGNFELPLMFAALVVLALIGVVLFWVIDVIERLAIPWHASQRHNYIPTS from the coding sequence ATGGCTGTCGATGCGGCGGCTCACGGGACTGCGTCCCGTGGCGGTCCCGCTTCGGGAACGGCGGCGCGACGGGGCGGGGCGGGTGCCACGCTGCTGCGTCTGCTCAATTCCGGCTGGTTCCGGCCGGTGCTGTTCCTGGTGGTCCTGACCGTCCTGTGGGACCTGTCGGTGCGGATCTTCGCGATCCCGCCCTATCTGATACCGAAACCCGGCGACGTGGCCTTGGCGCTCGCCGCGGACTGGGACCAGCTCCTGGCGGCGTCGGTGCCGACCACGCTGGCGACCTTGGGCGGCTTCGCCCTGTCGGTGCTGTTCGGCATTCCCATCGCCATGCTGATCGCCGGGTCGAAGACGGTGGAATCCTACGTCTACCCGCTGCTGGTCTTCTCGCAGTCGATCCCGAAGGTCGCCATCGCGCCGCTGTTCGTGGTGTGGTTCGGCTTCGGGCTGCTGCCCAAGGTGATCTCCGCCTTCCTGCTGGCTTTCTTCCCCATCGTCGTGTCGGCGGTGCAGGGCTTCAAGTCGGTGGATGGCGACATGATGGACCTCGCCAAGTCCATGAAGGCCACGCGCCTTCAGACCTTCCGCATGGTCAGCCTGCCGCACGCCATGCCGGCCATCTTCGCCGGCCTGAAGGTGTCGATCACGCTGGCCGTGGTGGGCGCCGTGGTGGGCGAGTTCGTCGGGGCGAATTCCGGCATCGGCTTCGTCCTGCAACGGTCCATCGGCAATTTCGAACTTCCCCTGATGTTCGCGGCCCTGGTGGTGCTGGCGCTGATCGGGGTGGTGCTTTTCTGGGTCATCGACGTGATCGAGCGGCTCGCCATCCCCTGGCACGCGAGCCAACGCCACAACTACATCCCGACGTCGTAA
- a CDS encoding TetR/AcrR family transcriptional regulator: MDTLTDPKKTASAAKPAKPAKVTRDPEGTRARILAAATEEFARYGLGGARVERIAEVAGTNKRMLYYHVGNKESLYLTVLEGAYEHIRATERTLSLETLDPPAAIARLIHFTWQYFLDHPEFMALLNIENLHRAELLKTSDKVHAMHSPFVQMIADVLERGVATGIFRAGVDPVQLYISIAGQSYFYLSNVHTLSVIFGRDLLAEEAKAERLDHMVELILSSLRA; this comes from the coding sequence ATGGACACGCTGACCGACCCGAAGAAGACCGCTTCCGCAGCCAAGCCGGCCAAACCCGCGAAGGTCACCCGCGATCCGGAGGGCACCCGCGCGCGCATCCTTGCCGCCGCGACGGAGGAGTTCGCACGCTATGGGCTGGGCGGCGCCCGCGTCGAGCGGATCGCCGAGGTCGCCGGCACCAACAAGCGCATGCTCTACTACCATGTCGGCAACAAGGAGAGCCTGTATCTGACCGTGCTGGAGGGCGCTTACGAGCACATCCGCGCCACCGAACGCACGCTGAGCCTGGAGACGCTGGACCCGCCCGCCGCCATCGCCCGGCTGATCCACTTCACCTGGCAGTATTTCCTCGACCATCCCGAGTTCATGGCGCTGCTGAACATCGAGAACCTGCACCGGGCGGAGTTGCTGAAGACCTCCGACAAGGTGCACGCCATGCATTCGCCCTTCGTGCAGATGATCGCCGACGTTCTGGAACGGGGCGTCGCCACCGGGATCTTCCGGGCCGGGGTGGACCCGGTGCAGCTCTACATCTCCATCGCCGGACAGTCCTACTTCTACCTGTCCAACGTCCACACCCTGTCGGTCATCTTCGGCCGCGACCTGCTCGCCGAGGAGGCCAAGGCGGAGCGGCTGGACCATATGGTGGAGCTGATCCTCTCGTCGTTGCGGGCCTGA
- a CDS encoding SH3 domain-containing protein: MLRWPRSAVWTVALVLVTANTAFAPQAFADDKRVALVIGNAQYEEGGPAAGVGANAAVVADALRRAGFTVTAAENLDHRGMVAALSRFQDALGQAELGFLYYSGVALSLSAKGFLVPVDAKPGSEYDVIFDTVELDYALKEIQRSGRKAVAVFDPVPAHPLADRLASAMGEEGRSVKPALAAPAALDNLFVVYSHRPGTPPATAAGKGADAFSTALAQEMVKPGVPLRDALAEVARSVVGRTRGTQHPWLQDRLGTDLVLVPGPRAPVVARTEEAPPAVAAAPEAKPAEPKPIEPRPIEPKPLPQKAEEKPAAPAVAEVEVDPLNEKRVVTRDTNLRAGPDTKAAVVGTLRHDSEVMVTGRTRRNGGWLRVEQDGKTGFAFASNLAKPEEVPVASAQPPTQLQQTQQPPQSQAAALTPGVYTVARDANLFARPVLGARSLRDLEQGQRVTLLQAAPDSGWVLVRDSSGQEGYVTTGTLAGRSGEAVSMGGAAGGAAPSAYPPPTVVRNDVDPVAGALSGTTGPTRLAALPQSGGPEGGGESMAGRSTTGTDPALAGLAEPYRDAVQAGRNAAARASRSATAGRGAEAKAREAQAAARRAAGQARGGESGYGVHRFPNGDVYEGAWNRGLGNFSLQGTISRNGVGVYRFANGQVYEGEWKDDQMSGYGVLGFPSGDRFEGTFVNAVPNGPGVYRFANGDSYAGEVRQGRVDGHGELAFTNGERFNGVVVDRLPAGPGELSMRGGTRHVGQFRGGIQDGPGAAIDAAGAMQPGIWRGATLLSR, encoded by the coding sequence GTGTTGCGCTGGCCCCGGAGCGCCGTTTGGACTGTTGCGCTGGTCCTGGTGACGGCGAACACCGCCTTCGCCCCCCAGGCGTTCGCCGACGACAAGCGCGTCGCGCTGGTGATCGGCAACGCGCAGTACGAGGAGGGCGGCCCGGCCGCCGGGGTGGGCGCCAACGCCGCGGTCGTCGCCGACGCGCTGCGCCGCGCCGGCTTCACCGTCACCGCCGCCGAGAACCTCGACCACCGCGGCATGGTCGCGGCGCTGAGCCGGTTCCAGGATGCGCTGGGGCAGGCCGAGCTGGGCTTCCTCTACTACTCCGGCGTGGCGCTGAGCCTGTCGGCCAAGGGCTTCCTGGTGCCGGTGGACGCCAAGCCCGGCTCCGAATACGACGTGATCTTCGACACCGTCGAGCTGGACTACGCGCTGAAGGAGATCCAGCGCAGCGGGCGCAAGGCCGTCGCCGTGTTCGACCCGGTGCCCGCCCACCCGCTGGCCGACCGGCTGGCCTCGGCGATGGGCGAGGAGGGGCGGTCCGTCAAGCCGGCGCTGGCCGCCCCGGCGGCGCTCGACAACCTGTTCGTCGTCTACTCGCACCGGCCCGGCACGCCGCCCGCGACGGCGGCCGGGAAGGGGGCGGACGCCTTCTCCACCGCCCTGGCGCAGGAGATGGTCAAGCCGGGCGTGCCGCTGCGCGACGCGCTGGCCGAGGTCGCCCGCAGCGTCGTGGGACGCACCCGCGGGACGCAGCACCCCTGGCTCCAGGACCGGTTGGGCACGGATCTCGTGCTGGTGCCCGGCCCGCGCGCGCCGGTCGTTGCCCGGACGGAGGAGGCGCCGCCCGCCGTAGCGGCGGCCCCCGAAGCGAAGCCGGCCGAGCCCAAGCCAATTGAACCCAGGCCAATCGAACCCAAGCCGCTGCCGCAGAAGGCGGAGGAAAAGCCCGCTGCCCCGGCGGTCGCCGAGGTGGAGGTGGACCCGCTGAACGAGAAGCGGGTGGTGACGCGCGACACCAACCTGCGCGCCGGTCCCGACACCAAGGCGGCGGTCGTCGGCACGCTGCGCCACGACAGCGAGGTGATGGTCACCGGGCGGACCCGGCGCAACGGCGGCTGGCTGCGCGTCGAGCAGGACGGCAAGACCGGCTTCGCCTTCGCCAGCAACCTCGCCAAGCCGGAGGAGGTGCCGGTGGCCTCCGCCCAGCCGCCGACCCAGCTCCAGCAAACCCAGCAGCCGCCGCAATCCCAGGCGGCCGCGCTGACGCCCGGCGTCTACACGGTGGCGCGCGACGCCAACCTGTTCGCCCGCCCTGTGCTGGGCGCCCGCAGCCTGCGCGATCTGGAGCAGGGGCAGCGGGTGACGCTGCTCCAGGCCGCCCCCGACTCCGGCTGGGTGCTGGTGCGGGACTCGTCGGGGCAGGAGGGCTACGTCACCACCGGGACTCTGGCCGGCCGGTCGGGCGAGGCGGTGTCCATGGGCGGTGCGGCGGGCGGCGCGGCTCCCAGCGCCTACCCGCCACCCACGGTGGTCCGCAACGACGTCGATCCGGTGGCTGGCGCGCTGTCCGGCACGACCGGCCCGACGCGGCTGGCCGCCCTTCCCCAGAGCGGCGGCCCCGAGGGTGGCGGGGAAAGCATGGCGGGGCGCTCGACGACCGGCACGGACCCGGCCCTTGCCGGGCTGGCCGAACCCTACCGCGACGCCGTGCAGGCGGGCCGCAACGCCGCCGCCCGCGCGTCCCGCTCCGCCACCGCCGGACGCGGGGCGGAGGCGAAGGCGCGCGAGGCCCAGGCCGCCGCCCGCCGCGCCGCCGGTCAGGCCCGCGGCGGGGAGTCGGGCTACGGGGTGCACCGCTTCCCCAACGGCGACGTCTATGAGGGTGCGTGGAACCGCGGGTTGGGCAACTTCTCCCTTCAGGGCACGATCAGCCGCAACGGCGTCGGCGTCTACCGCTTCGCCAACGGGCAGGTCTATGAGGGCGAATGGAAGGACGACCAGATGTCCGGCTACGGCGTTCTGGGTTTCCCGTCCGGCGACCGCTTCGAGGGGACCTTCGTGAACGCCGTGCCGAACGGGCCGGGCGTCTACCGCTTCGCCAACGGCGATTCCTACGCCGGCGAGGTTCGCCAGGGCCGCGTGGACGGCCATGGCGAACTGGCCTTCACCAACGGCGAGCGGTTCAACGGCGTGGTGGTGGACCGGCTTCCGGCGGGGCCGGGCGAACTGTCGATGCGCGGCGGCACCCGCCATGTCGGGCAGTTCCGCGGCGGCATCCAGGACGGTCCGGGCGCGGCCATCGACGCCGCCGGCGCGATGCAGCCCGGCATCTGGCGCGGCGCGACCCTGCTGAGCCGTTGA
- a CDS encoding SUMF1/EgtB/PvdO family nonheme iron enzyme: MASLLHRFVSCRILLVLSAGLLLAVAAWVSPALAATAPEQRIALVIGVGAYRHATELPNPRNDARAMSAALRKLGFAVEERYDLDNRGMAEALRGFGIQAAQADVALLYFAGHGMQVGGTNFLIPADARLERERDLVYEALPLNLPMGELAQARKLGILILDACRNNPFADRLVRSGTKRTEVHSGFARVDDTPTDTLVAMATRADAVAEDGQGDHSPYTASLLKNFDVPGLELSLFFRRVRDDVMQVTQGRQEPFLYGSLGAAPFYFNPLPENRPPQLAAFKTLEVFDRGGTEGLGIARPSDPDNDQLFAQVTGLPRGGGVRIGDRVVLIGDYLTLDQLTAATFRADATHLGDAGSFEFAVMDGRGGVARGAVPILIKPSNRPPVAVAERSVRAVVNSLRLEVPTDPDGDPLTFTVSAVPERGKVHDGTTPLKPGDKLAPERLTALTFDPERAPAGRAGVFSVLVEDGRGGRTTMSALLEVEEAGAAPPQADLEESLWRRVRDSRDADALDAFLRLFGTGPFAAPARDRLNRLRAESAKVAAVPSPGGAGSSGSSGNGAGNGAGNGAPGGKASPPPELQLDTAGEGMYVAVADAELRAGPDARSERVGTLAKDGAVRVLGRVADADWYRVAMDDGTQGGVQGFVRGPALRPAGPEDRQRLALAAPVQPGGSQGRAQGNGSSFQDCPDCPPMMRIPAGSFVMGSDRGDPSQRPPRRVTFARPFAIGVYEVTVANWRACVEGGGCAAMPRMRNPSDDTPVHNIHMEDAQAYTEWLSRKTGQRYRLPSEAEWEYAARGGSAARFAWGDSLTPGARLANCRDCGGAADRSLPAPVGSFQPNAFGLYDTSGGVAEWVADCWNPGYKGAPTDGSAWTEGDCRKRVLRGGSWRDGQDAIAVTARIGYDADVRYFADGLRVARDLN; the protein is encoded by the coding sequence ATGGCTTCGCTCCTTCACCGTTTCGTCTCGTGCCGCATCCTCCTGGTCCTGTCCGCCGGCCTTCTGCTGGCCGTGGCGGCGTGGGTGTCGCCCGCTTTGGCGGCCACCGCGCCGGAGCAGCGCATCGCGCTCGTCATCGGCGTCGGCGCCTACCGCCACGCCACCGAGCTGCCCAACCCGCGCAACGACGCCCGCGCCATGTCGGCGGCCCTGCGCAAGCTCGGCTTCGCGGTGGAGGAGCGCTACGACCTCGACAACCGCGGCATGGCCGAGGCGCTGCGCGGTTTCGGCATCCAAGCGGCGCAGGCCGACGTGGCGCTGCTCTATTTCGCCGGCCACGGCATGCAGGTGGGCGGCACCAACTTCCTGATCCCCGCCGATGCCCGGCTGGAGCGCGAGCGCGATCTGGTCTACGAGGCGCTGCCCCTGAACCTGCCGATGGGCGAGCTGGCCCAGGCGCGCAAGCTGGGCATCCTGATCCTGGACGCCTGCCGCAACAACCCCTTCGCCGACCGGCTGGTGCGGTCCGGCACCAAGCGGACGGAGGTGCATTCCGGCTTCGCCCGCGTCGACGACACGCCGACCGACACGCTGGTCGCCATGGCGACCCGCGCCGACGCGGTGGCCGAGGACGGGCAGGGCGACCACAGCCCCTACACCGCGTCGCTGCTGAAGAATTTCGACGTGCCGGGGCTGGAGCTGAGCCTGTTCTTCCGCCGCGTGCGCGACGACGTCATGCAGGTCACCCAGGGCCGGCAGGAGCCCTTCCTCTACGGTTCGCTGGGGGCCGCCCCCTTCTACTTCAACCCGCTGCCGGAGAACCGGCCGCCGCAGCTCGCCGCCTTCAAGACGCTGGAGGTGTTCGACCGCGGCGGGACGGAGGGGCTGGGCATCGCGCGGCCAAGCGACCCCGACAACGACCAGCTCTTCGCCCAGGTGACCGGCCTGCCGCGCGGCGGCGGGGTGCGCATCGGCGACCGGGTGGTGCTGATCGGCGATTATCTGACGCTCGACCAGCTCACCGCCGCGACCTTCCGGGCCGACGCCACCCATCTGGGCGACGCCGGCAGTTTCGAGTTCGCGGTGATGGACGGGCGCGGCGGGGTGGCGCGGGGCGCCGTGCCGATCCTCATCAAGCCGAGCAACCGGCCGCCGGTCGCCGTCGCCGAGCGCAGCGTGCGCGCCGTGGTCAACAGCCTGCGGCTGGAGGTGCCGACCGACCCGGACGGCGACCCGCTGACCTTCACCGTCAGCGCCGTGCCGGAGCGCGGCAAGGTTCACGACGGCACCACCCCGCTGAAGCCCGGCGACAAGCTTGCGCCGGAGCGGCTGACCGCCCTGACCTTCGACCCGGAACGGGCGCCGGCGGGCCGCGCCGGGGTGTTCAGCGTGCTGGTCGAGGACGGGCGCGGCGGGCGCACGACGATGAGCGCGCTGCTGGAGGTCGAGGAGGCCGGCGCCGCCCCGCCGCAGGCCGACCTGGAGGAGTCGCTGTGGCGCCGCGTGCGCGACAGCCGTGACGCCGACGCGCTGGACGCCTTCCTGCGGCTGTTCGGCACCGGCCCCTTCGCCGCCCCGGCGCGGGACCGGCTGAACCGGCTGCGCGCCGAATCGGCCAAGGTCGCGGCGGTTCCCTCGCCGGGCGGGGCGGGGAGCAGCGGGTCATCGGGGAATGGGGCGGGCAATGGGGCAGGGAATGGAGCGCCCGGCGGCAAGGCGTCCCCGCCTCCGGAACTTCAGCTCGACACCGCCGGGGAGGGGATGTACGTCGCCGTCGCCGACGCGGAGTTGCGCGCCGGGCCGGACGCACGGTCGGAGCGGGTCGGCACCCTCGCCAAGGACGGCGCGGTGCGGGTGCTGGGGCGGGTGGCCGACGCCGACTGGTACCGGGTGGCCATGGATGACGGCACCCAGGGCGGCGTGCAGGGCTTCGTCCGCGGCCCCGCGCTGCGTCCCGCCGGCCCGGAGGACCGCCAGCGGCTGGCGCTCGCAGCACCGGTTCAGCCGGGAGGATCGCAGGGGCGGGCGCAGGGCAACGGCAGCAGCTTCCAGGATTGCCCGGACTGTCCGCCGATGATGCGCATCCCCGCCGGCAGCTTCGTCATGGGCAGCGATCGCGGCGACCCCAGCCAGCGCCCGCCCCGCCGCGTCACCTTCGCCCGGCCCTTCGCCATCGGGGTCTATGAGGTGACGGTCGCCAACTGGCGGGCCTGCGTGGAGGGCGGCGGTTGCGCCGCCATGCCGCGGATGCGCAACCCCTCCGACGACACGCCGGTCCACAACATCCATATGGAGGACGCGCAGGCCTACACCGAGTGGCTCAGCCGCAAGACCGGCCAGCGCTACCGGCTGCCGAGCGAGGCCGAGTGGGAGTATGCGGCGCGCGGCGGCAGCGCGGCGCGCTTCGCCTGGGGGGACAGCCTGACGCCGGGGGCGCGGCTGGCCAACTGCCGCGACTGCGGCGGGGCCGCCGACCGCTCCCTGCCGGCGCCGGTCGGCAGCTTCCAGCCCAACGCCTTCGGCCTCTACGACACCAGCGGCGGTGTGGCGGAGTGGGTCGCCGACTGCTGGAACCCCGGCTACAAGGGCGCCCCGACGGACGGCAGCGCCTGGACGGAGGGCGATTGCCGCAAGCGGGTGCTGCGCGGCGGCTCCTGGCGCGACGGGCAGGACGCCATCGCCGTCACCGCCCGCATCGGCTACGACGCCGACGTACGCTATTTCGCCGACGGGTTGCGGGTGGCCCGCGACCTGAACTGA
- a CDS encoding DUF3126 family protein, with the protein MPPAKPTVAKMTETEIARVQTYLRKTLGNDKIIIQPPEKAGQSAEVMLGDEFVGTLHRDVDEGEVSYALHVVILEEDLPAAPTARR; encoded by the coding sequence ATGCCGCCCGCCAAGCCGACGGTCGCCAAGATGACCGAAACCGAAATCGCCCGTGTGCAGACCTATCTGCGCAAGACTCTCGGCAACGACAAGATCATCATCCAGCCGCCCGAGAAGGCCGGCCAGTCCGCAGAAGTCATGCTGGGCGACGAGTTCGTCGGCACCCTGCACCGCGATGTGGACGAGGGTGAGGTCTCCTACGCCCTGCACGTCGTCATCCTGGAAGAAGACCTGCCGGCAGCCCCGACGGCCCGTCGCTGA
- a CDS encoding cupin domain-containing protein, which yields MSKNDAPANDSVTFAVSHADPADFTRDGLRPFFEYRDLGIRAATAGKANAHVIRARPGEPSHGGWHRHALDFQMVYVLKGWVKFAYEGVGEVLLQAGSCVHQPPGIRHVEIAHSDDLEMLEITLPADFPTEGAEPPAGT from the coding sequence ATGTCCAAAAACGACGCGCCTGCGAACGATTCGGTGACCTTCGCGGTCAGCCACGCCGATCCGGCGGACTTCACGCGCGACGGGCTGCGGCCTTTCTTCGAATACCGCGACCTGGGCATCCGCGCCGCCACGGCGGGTAAGGCGAACGCCCACGTCATCCGCGCCCGCCCCGGCGAGCCGTCGCACGGCGGCTGGCACCGGCACGCGCTGGATTTCCAGATGGTCTATGTGCTGAAGGGCTGGGTGAAGTTCGCGTATGAGGGCGTGGGGGAGGTGCTGTTGCAGGCCGGTTCCTGCGTGCACCAGCCGCCGGGCATCCGGCATGTGGAGATCGCGCATTCCGACGATCTGGAGATGCTGGAGATCACGCTTCCCGCCGACTTCCCGACCGAAGGGGCCGAGCCGCCCGCCGGGACCTGA